A genomic stretch from Mycobacterium malmoense includes:
- a CDS encoding ATP-dependent DNA helicase, translating into MSELLAIAVAALGGSERGGQQEMAAAVARAFDTGEHLVVQAGTGTGKSLAYLVPAIVRSLSDDSPVVVSTATIALQRQLVDRDLPRLADSLAAALPRHPRFALLKGRRNYLCLNKIHNGAAGEPDAQDERPQEDLFDPMAVTALGRDVQRLTAWASTTESGDRDDLKPGVPDRSWSQVSVSARECLGVARCPFGSECFSERARGEAGRADVVVTNHALLAIDAVAESAVLPEHALLVVDEAHELVDRVTSVATAELTSAGLGVVSRRIARLVDPELTQRLDATAANFAAAIHEAQIIKPGRVDHLDDEMATYLTALRDVAGAARSAIDTTSDAKAASARAEAVAALSEISDTASRILTSFGPAIPDRTDVVWLEHEENRGSPRAVLRVAPLSVAGLLRDRVFTRSTTVLTSATLTIGGSFDAMATAWGLTGSAAGEDPAWRGLDVGSPFQHAKAGILYVAAHLPPPGRDGTGSAEQLTEIAELITAAGGRTLGLFSSMRAARAAAEAMRERLSTPVLCQGDDSTSALVERFSAEEETSLFGTLSLWQGVDVPGPSLSLVLIDRIPFPRPDDPLLGARQRAVAARGGNGFMAVAANHAALLLAQGSGRLLRRISDRGVVAVLDSRMVTAGYGRYLRASLPPFWQTTSPAQVRGALQRLRTASEGLSA; encoded by the coding sequence GTGTCCGAGCTGCTTGCCATCGCCGTGGCCGCGCTCGGCGGCAGCGAGCGCGGCGGCCAGCAGGAGATGGCCGCCGCCGTCGCGCGCGCCTTCGACACCGGTGAGCACCTCGTCGTGCAGGCCGGCACCGGCACCGGCAAGTCGCTGGCCTATCTGGTTCCCGCGATCGTCCGCTCGCTCAGCGACGACTCGCCCGTCGTCGTGTCGACGGCCACGATCGCGCTGCAGCGCCAGCTGGTCGATCGCGACCTGCCCCGGCTGGCCGATTCGCTCGCCGCCGCACTGCCCCGCCACCCGCGGTTCGCGCTGCTGAAGGGGCGACGAAACTACTTGTGCCTGAACAAGATCCATAACGGTGCCGCGGGTGAGCCGGACGCGCAGGACGAACGGCCGCAGGAAGACCTCTTCGACCCGATGGCGGTCACCGCGCTGGGCCGCGACGTGCAACGGCTCACCGCCTGGGCGTCGACGACCGAATCCGGCGACCGCGACGACCTGAAGCCCGGGGTACCGGACCGGTCCTGGTCCCAGGTCAGCGTTTCCGCGCGGGAATGCCTCGGCGTGGCCCGCTGCCCGTTCGGTTCCGAATGCTTCTCGGAACGGGCCAGAGGTGAGGCCGGCCGCGCTGACGTTGTCGTCACCAATCACGCGCTGCTGGCCATCGATGCCGTCGCCGAATCGGCGGTGCTGCCCGAACACGCGCTGCTGGTGGTCGACGAAGCCCACGAGCTGGTTGACCGGGTGACGTCGGTGGCCACCGCGGAGCTGACGTCGGCCGGCCTCGGCGTCGTCTCGCGACGCATCGCCCGATTGGTGGACCCCGAACTGACCCAACGGCTGGACGCGACGGCGGCCAACTTCGCCGCGGCGATCCACGAGGCGCAAATAATCAAGCCGGGCCGCGTCGACCACCTCGACGACGAAATGGCGACCTACCTGACCGCGCTACGCGACGTGGCCGGCGCGGCACGGTCGGCGATCGACACCACGAGCGACGCCAAGGCGGCGTCGGCGCGCGCCGAAGCGGTTGCGGCACTGAGCGAGATATCCGACACGGCGTCGCGGATCCTGACGTCGTTTGGCCCCGCCATCCCCGATCGCACCGACGTGGTCTGGCTGGAGCATGAGGAGAACCGGGGTTCGCCGCGCGCGGTGTTGCGGGTGGCGCCGCTGTCGGTCGCCGGCTTGCTGCGCGACCGGGTGTTTACGCGTTCGACCACGGTGCTGACGTCGGCGACCCTGACGATCGGCGGCTCCTTCGACGCGATGGCCACGGCGTGGGGCCTGACGGGATCGGCCGCCGGCGAGGACCCGGCGTGGCGCGGCCTCGACGTGGGATCGCCGTTTCAGCACGCGAAGGCCGGAATCCTGTACGTGGCCGCCCATCTGCCGCCGCCGGGCCGCGACGGCACCGGCTCGGCCGAGCAGCTGACCGAAATCGCCGAGCTCATCACCGCGGCCGGCGGGCGCACGCTCGGGCTGTTTTCGTCCATGCGGGCCGCCCGGGCCGCCGCCGAGGCCATGCGCGAACGGCTGTCGACGCCGGTGTTGTGTCAGGGCGACGACAGCACCTCCGCGCTGGTCGAGCGGTTCAGCGCCGAGGAAGAGACCTCGCTGTTCGGCACGCTGTCGCTGTGGCAGGGGGTCGACGTGCCGGGGCCGTCGCTGTCACTGGTGCTGATCGACCGCATCCCGTTCCCCCGGCCGGACGACCCGCTGCTGGGCGCGCGGCAGCGCGCGGTGGCCGCGCGCGGCGGCAACGGCTTCATGGCCGTCGCGGCCAACCATGCCGCGCTGCTGCTGGCGCAGGGCTCAGGCCGGCTGCTGCGCCGCATCAGCGACCGCGGAGTGGTCGCGGTGCTCGACTCCCGGATGGTCACCGCCGGCTACGGCCGCTACCTGCGGGCCTCGCTGCCACCGTTCTGGCAGACCACCAGCCCGGCGCAGGTCCGCGGGGCGCTGCAGCGGCTGCGCACCGCGTCCGAGGGCCTGTCGGCCTGA